The nucleotide window CAACGGGAGACTAGGATTCACTTGAAATTCATGACATGGgacactgaaacagtggagaggctttgtgtagtaagcgttcagtctcaatctacacagtctgtgctgctggtagaggtggtTGTGAACACCCGTCCTCCCAGTCAAGTACTGGGATCTCCAGTCTCAATCCTAATACTTCCCGTGACTGTCCAATACTGTGAAACCAACACCCATAAGACAAGACCTCCAAGATTCTAACTGTACCTTTATTCACTGATGTTTGGGCACCAGAATTGTTCCTCTGCTAAGGAAGGGAAGGCCTACTTTACACCAAGCCCCTGTTGACAATCccttccttgtgtttcttttaggaAGTTTGTGCAGCCTAGAATAGGACATCAGATCTCACTCTTACTGGGCACTACAGTAGCAACTCACACTCCATAAGCACTACCCCTCTAGGAAACAGGAGGACTGccagtatattgaacacctctgtctctcccccagtAAAAAAGTCACAATGACCTGCCCAAGGAATAGTGCGGCTATCTTCCCCCAGTACAATGCTTTATTactccagccattttcagtcctcattggcagcaatacgggaagcattcttgaaaggggaacccccacaaatacttcccttgaattcctccaccccattcaaacctataaaccataaagaaacaagggcagacagaagggtctttcacagctttattgagatgttgccattacaaggcaagtggaggcaggagagtcacaagggccaggctggagccttcattcaggcacctggggaggaaggagaacaatccagctacactgcaggacaccacccctacaggagctcctcctgccagaccctacctgtccactggccaacatctccaaagtcatctgctccctccacatcctcactgGTGCTCTCAGCATCTTCACTGGAGGTCTGAGGGTCTCCTtcctcatcctcagtccagtcagctcccacatccagaggagcttctactggtgccacagccacccgactactggtcaccaggctcctggGACCTGTGGACAAGCAGCACCCAGGAGTGAGGGATCCGCTATACCAAGAGACCCACAGTCTACTCATCTAAACAGTCCCTTTGTCCAGCACGGGATCATTCCTCAGTTGTCCAAGCATGGTTGTCTCTTGGGCAGAGATGCATCCACAAGGGATAGAGAAccagacccaccttcattccgactgccagcacacctggactcacagcaggcacagacctcatggtcaccatacagctcctcccacctggaggagaggaggaggacagATGAGGCCTAAacctggcatgtcccagagcaccctcagcaggctccttgcagaagtacctcttagcctccctgttgtaggtgcaggacttggtccctggtgttgctttagcaggagccacagccatgacacagtgcatgtacagctcagtcacttcatgctgcaagagggaaggtcacagcattaagggatcaaggccaatagagggacagagaaagaccttctgccatcagtgaaggcaagctggcagctctaggcactacagctgccacagtctggttcacatctagatcatggatgTGAAAGCAGACCATGGATCAGTAGAGCAAGAAGGctgagcagcctttgagagcagtaccttcctggacagcttcttctggaagaggaaggcatcaattgtgaagcggagcacatccttctgcttggaggggacaaacctggacaggcagccatctgccttgctgtccaccatgcacctggggacaaggacaaggatgaacccctgcaggctctcaGGGCTCCTGCCCACCTCCCCTCCCAGAAGGGGCCGTACCCCAAGTTGTCGATCACAGGGAAACGGGGCTGGGAGTGCTGGTCTGGTTTCTCCGTTACATAACACGAGTGGATGTACAGCCTCTGCTCTGctgtggcaaagtaggcagtggcctggaagtacatgggctgacccaggaagtactcatccttaggagagagccggacccagcgggctggagagagagaggcagcattacacctgcacacagcaccccctgcaggcaggaggagccactcactcaaggagcttacagttggtggtgagcaggacaaagctgtgcttgttcttcaggtccttgaagaaggtccttctcctggcccacgtggggacatagccaaccttgtaggagtagtggaacctgcagAACAGAGGGGATGAGGGGCATCTGGACACTTTCCTAGTGGCTTCtcagcagcagagccctgcctacctgttgtaggagcacttgaccggcacagagaagggaatgaagcgatgcacaggtgcactggaggagggcggggcatagcggagagtgttggagtacaccaagcggccctggacaacctgcagggtcacagaggaagggatATTCCCAGGAAAGGCAACCCCGACACTGGCCCTACAGCTCACGTCGATACACTGCCTGTAGATGAAGACCCGCTTACCGATCGCTCGGTGCCGCACTCGTGAAGCCcgtagatgaagtagaagtaactgcgtgtggttcggctgacgctgcagttgcccaaggtcacctccgatggccgacagctgaagccgaacaggagccgactgaccctcacgtacatcctgctggagtcgcaccacacagccactcctcgggtgcccccgatggccgggcgagccggctgccgccctcgctggggaggaaacaggacgctcttgatgtaggcgggtaaggggcggctgccggcttcgggcttcatcttctccttgtcgaagtagggcgagtacgcgtctctggacacgggaaggcggcgaaagtcgggagccaaggactgcgagtcgttctcgcttgcagacaggtcttcggagggcgcatctgccaggttcaagtcctccaactgggctgcgtcttcaggagccgggaggtcggcctggagcgccaattcccgagagtcccagccagccggcccgGCGGAAACCAGTGCGGGGAGCCCGGCCCCTGTGCACAGGCACAGCATAAAGAGAAACGAGCGCATCGCCAAATTAACGTCCCGCTCAATTGCTACAggagtaaaataagtaaaccaataaactgtgttgaagcaagaaagcataaagtgtgaacgcggtgactaggtttttatactggCAGGACCTGTTACCGCACACCTGGTCACacaatcaacacaatcaattacatACAGAGATCCGGATTGTTCTCAGCGTCTAATTAGAACCTGATTTCAGTCTGAGGCGGGACTCCGTGAAGCCGCCTGAACATTTTCCCGTGTGTATCTGACCTCAGCGGAGGAGTTCCACGCAATTTCGacagaattaaatcacccacacgtgtaaaatttgctcagattaatttattgttcaattagtttctaatttccgtggaaagtgtgttaaactcgctgtcagacagagtacggaacatgcgacaagtccgtccacactttcttttatcgagggggctgttctatcaacacgtaccgcaatgaaaataattttactatttttcatgtgtaattgcatgtcatattaaaatgtgtaatacaagcatttctttgcttcccagtaaagaaatactgatcagcttttgacatgatctgataataatttgtctgattttccagagattgcttttgcttcgcagcactgagaacctatggaagcccggttccgccagggagtaaaaaaaacgcactatggtatctcagaattgtgacttagaatcatagaattgcgacataaaaactcagaattttgactttatctctcacatttgcgacttcgaaaagcccatatttcattgtctgaccttttgttattgtaacgaattcgggttctagggcttgtgccctcgccgctcccaccctacttcgtgcctcactgtattggctcaaacccaggccttgctagctagaacccgaatccgttacaataacaaaaggacagaaaatgaaatatgggctatttcgaagttgcaaatgtgagatataaagtcggagttgtgagttactaagtcgcaattctgagttacttagtcggaattctgcgataccatagcgcgtttttttgtaactccctggcggaaacgggctttcatacatttcaattagtctgatcagtgcaggacaagttaatgtagaatcattactatgtctgtctcttgtttgtatataaatgaatgtctttgacaacttaatgttagtttttaatttagttttacgatgtaggtcatgtgttaacatatgcacgagcatacgaaatgtctcactcctgattcagctcatgctccataggagagaagagattcctcctgcttctcgtacaatcatat belongs to Lepisosteus oculatus isolate fLepOcu1 chromosome 14, fLepOcu1.hap2, whole genome shotgun sequence and includes:
- the LOC138242756 gene encoding zona pellucida sperm-binding protein 3-like isoform X2; translated protein: MRSFLFMLCLCTGAGLPALVSAGPAGWDSRELALQADLPAPEDAAQLEDLNLADAPSEDLSASENDSQSLAPDFRRLPVSRDAYSPYFDKEKMKPEAGSRPLPAYIKSVLFPPQRGRQPARPAIGGTRGVAVWCDSSRMYVRVSRLLFGFSCRPSEVTLGNCSVSRTTRSYFYFIYGLHECGTERSVVQGRLVYSNTLRYAPPSSSAPVHRFIPFSVPVKCSYNRFHYSYKVGYVPTWARRRTFFKDLKNKHSFVLLTTNSRWVRLSPKDEYFLGQPMYFQATAYFATAEQRLYIHSCYVTEKPDQHSQPRFPVIDNLGCMVDSKADGCLSRFVPSKQKDVLRFTIDAFLFQKKLSRKHEVTELYMHCVMAVAPAKATPGTKSCTYNREAKRWEELYGDHEVCACCESRCAGSRNEGPRSLVTSSRVAVAPVEAPLDVGADWTEDEEGDPQTSSEDAESTSEDVEGADDFGDVGQWTGA
- the LOC138242756 gene encoding zona pellucida sperm-binding protein 3-like isoform X1 — protein: MRSFLFMLCLCTGAGLPALVSAGPAGWDSRELALQADLPAPEDAAQLEDLNLADAPSEDLSASENDSQSLAPDFRRLPVSRDAYSPYFDKEKMKPEAGSRPLPAYIKSVLFPPQRGRQPARPAIGGTRGVAVWCDSSRMYVRVSRLLFGFSCRPSEVTLGNCSVSRTTRSYFYFIYGLHECGTERSVVQGRLVYSNTLRYAPPSSSAPVHRFIPFSVPVKCSYNRFHYSYKVGYVPTWARRRTFFKDLKNKHSFVLLTTNSRWVRLSPKDEYFLGQPMYFQATAYFATAEQRLYIHSCYVTEKPDQHSQPRFPVIDNLGCMVDSKADGCLSRFVPSKQKDVLRFTIDAFLFQKKLSRKHEVTELYMHCVMAVAPAKATPGTKSCTYNREAKRWEELYGDHEVCACCESRCAGSRNEGPRSLVTSSRVAVAPVEAPLDVGADWTEDEEGDPQTSSEDAESTSEDVEGADDFGDVGQWTGRVWQEELL